Proteins co-encoded in one Ziziphus jujuba cultivar Dongzao chromosome 9, ASM3175591v1 genomic window:
- the LOC107426349 gene encoding protein DEHYDRATION-INDUCED 19 homolog 5 isoform X2, with product MEDDAWSFGVTSASRSYNPSMLKSHSDFCIDFEDFDGDDDLKVEYPCPFCSEDFDLVGLCCHIDDEHHSEARSVVCPVCATRVGMNMVGHITTQHGNFFKKELQDEHIRSLFGWSSAVSTSKMAPDPLLSFLYNTSPTDRSEKAQPDSSSEVSNEEKSSDHILLERNIQKSPLSDKDQEEKAERCKFAQGLVLSTIFDDGL from the exons ATGGAGGATGATGCTTGGAGCTTCGGTGTCACTTCTGCTTCAAGGAGCTATAATCCATCTATGTTGAAGTCTCACTCTG ATTTCTGTATCGATTTCGAGGATTTTGATGGGGATGACGATCTAAAGGTGGAATATCCGTGTCCATTTTGTTCGGAGGATTTTGATTTGGTCGGTCTCTGCTGCCATATTGATGACGAGCATCATTCAGAGGCACGGTCAGTG GTTTGTCCTGTTTGTGCTACGAGAGTGGGGATGAATATGGTCGGACACATAACGACTCAGCATGGGAACTTTTTCAA GAAGGAATTGCAGGATGAACATATTCGATCACTTTTTGGATGGTCTTCTGCAGTTTCAACCTCCAAGATGGCACCTGATCCATTGTTGTCATTTCTATACAATACATCTCCCACTGACAGGTCTGAAAAAGCGCAGCCTGATTCCTCTTCTGAAGTTAGCAATGAAGAGAAAAGCTCGGATCATATATTGTTAGAAAG AAATATTCAAAAATCTCCCTTATCAGACAAGGACCAAGAGGAGAAAGCTGAGAGGTGTAAGTTTGCACAGGGACTAGTATTGTCCACCATCTTTGACGATGGCTTATGA
- the LOC107426296 gene encoding syntaxin-43 isoform X3, producing the protein MLLLAPKIQVLPDIEFPKFLAINLCHACRQTNVGNDRDAFTVGLPPAWVDYSDEIAANIQQARIKMSELVKAHARSLMPSFGDGNEEQHTIEALTREITELLRRSEKRLQKFPANGSSEDSNVRKNVQRSLATDLQNLSMDLRRKQSTYLKSLRQQNEGNDGADLEMNLNGSRSQLEDDEFGDLGFNEQQLSRLRNSEQFTVEREREIKQVVQSFNELAQIMKDLSVLVIDQGTIVDRIDYNIQNVATAVEEGFKQLQKAEKTQKEGGMVRCATILVIMCFVMLVLLVLKEILL; encoded by the exons ATGCTCCTCTTAGCACCGAAGATCCAGGTCCTTCCAG ACATAGAGTTTCCGAAGTTTCTTGCAATCAATCTGTGCCATGCGTGCAGGCAAACCAACGTAGGAAATGA TAGGGATGCATTTACAGTTGGTCTACCACCAGCTTGGGTGGATTACTCTGACGAAATTGCTGCAAATATTCAGCAAGCTCGGATTAAGATGTCTGAGTTGGTTAAGGCTCATGCCAGGTCTCTCATGCCCTCCTTTGGAGATGGGAATGAAGAACAACATACAATTGAGGCTCTTACCCGTGAGATTACAGAGTTATTGAGGAGGTCAGAGAAGAGATTACAGAAATTTCCTGCTAATGGGTCCTCTGAGGATTCTAATGTTAGAAAAAATGTACAG CGATCACTTGCAACTGATCTTCAGAACCTTTCAATGGATCTCAGAAGAAAACAATCAACATATCTAAAAAGTTTGCGGCAGCAAAATGAg GGAAATGATGGGGCTGACTTGGAGATGAACTTGAACGGTAGTAGATCTCAATTGGAAGATGATGAGTTTGGTGACTTG GGTTTCAATGAGCAGCAATTGAGTAGGCTAAGAAATAGTGAGCAATTCACAGTggaaagggagagagagatcAAACAG GTTGTGCAATCATTCAACGAACTTGCTCAGATCATGAAGGATCTCTCTGTCCTAGTGATAGACCAG GGCACCATAGTTGATCGGATAGACTACAATATTCAGAATGTCGCAACAGCTGTTGAGGAAGGTTTTAAGCAACTGCAGAAG GCAGAGAAAACACAGAAGGAGGGAGGAATGGTGAGGTGTGCAACGATACTTGTTATCATGTGCTTCGTCATGTTGGTCCTTCTCGTACTAAAGGAGATACTTCTGTAA
- the LOC125424337 gene encoding uncharacterized protein LOC125424337, whose product MSNSGGFAVSRTHGTDRFYNPPPVRRHQQLLLQQQQLQKQLQRPDTRVDPAEVETRTDSDESTLSRPNSVCSSSPPRNVSLTNLDRLMESVTPFVPAQLFSEARIRGRRTREADVHPYFCLGDLWESFREWSVYGVGVPLLLNGNDSVRQYYVPLLSGMQLYIDPHRLRRPGDDSDAESSRETSSAGSSDCEAERRVKGVDGVWVQHNLMNLNSQRLSRITLRDKHPTSSSSDETEVHNPPGLLIFEYFEQEQPHHRQPLYDKISNLASQFPELRMYRSCDLLPASWVSVAWYPIYRIPVGPTLQSLDASFLTFHSLSTHSRSKIQPQLHAPNGRKVYGVDTYTKVSVPVFGLASYKLRGSILTPSEAHEWQQANSLLQAADNWLRRLQVNLPDFQFFVSHSSLGR is encoded by the exons ATGTCCAACTCTGGAGGCTTCGCGGTGAGTCGGACCCACGGCACCGACAGGTTTTACAACCCGCCGCCAGTTCGGAGGCATCAGCAGCTGCTATTGCAACAGCAACAGTTGCAGAAACAGCTTCAGAGGCCGGATACCCGAGTCGACCCGGCCGAGGTGGAGACTCGGACCGACTCGGATGAGTCGACATTGTCTAGACCCAACTCTGTTTGCTCGTCTTCTCCCCCGAGAAATGTTAGTTTGACTAATTTGGATCGGTTAATGGAATCGGTCACTCCCTTTGTTCCAGCTCAGCTCTTTTCCGAG GCAAGAATAAGGGGAAGAAGAACTCGTGAAGCTGATGTGCACCCATATTTTTGTCTTGGGGATCTATGGGAGTCTTTCAGAGAGTGGAGTGTGTACGGCGTGGGAGTCCCATTGTTATTGAATGGAAATGATTCTGTCAGACAGTATTATGTACCTTTGTTATCGGGTATGCAGTTGTACATAGACCCACATAGGTTGAG GAGACCTGGTGATGATAGTGATGCAGAGTCGTCAAGGGAGACAAGTAGTGCTGGCAGCAGTGACTGTGAAGCAGAAAGAAGAGTGAAAGGTGTTGATGGGGTCTGGGTTCAGCACAACCTCATGAATTTAAATTCACAGAGATTGAGCAGAATTACGTTGAGAGATAAACATCCTACGAGTTCATCTAGTGATGAAACTGAGGTTCACAACCCACCTGGGCTGctcatttttgaatattttgaacAAGAACAACCACATCATCGTCAACCTTTATACGATAAG ATTTCAAATCTTGCATCTCAGTTTCCAGAGCTCAGGATGTATAGAAGCTGTGACTTACTACCTGCTAGTTGGGTCTCTGTGGCTTG GTATCCAATATACAGAATACCTGTGGGCCCAACACTACAAAGTCTGGATGCATCATTTCTAACATTTCATTCTTTGTCAACACATTCTAGAA GCAAAATTCAGCCACAGTTACATGCTCCTAATGGCAGGAAGGTATATGGTGTTGATACATATACAAAAGTTTCTGTGCCTGTGTTTGGCCTTGCCTCCTATAAGTTGAGAGGTTCGATATTGACTCCCAGTGAAGCTCATGAATGGCAGCAAGCAAATTCGCTGTTGCAGGCTGCTGACAACTGGCTGCGGCGTTTGCAGGTTAATCTCCCTGATTTCCAGTTTTTTGTTTCCCACAGTTCTCTGGGGAGATAA
- the LOC107426296 gene encoding syntaxin-43 isoform X5 → MATRNQTYQFRKRRDALKSVRAPLSSSASGSGGPVIEMVSASLLGSNRNRSAYAPLSTEDPGPSRSLMPSFGDGNEEQHTIEALTREITELLRRSEKRLQKFPANGSSEDSNVRKNVQRSLATDLQNLSMDLRRKQSTYLKSLRQQNEGNDGADLEMNLNGSRSQLEDDEFGDLGFNEQQLSRLRNSEQFTVEREREIKQVVQSFNELAQIMKDLSVLVIDQGTIVDRIDYNIQNVATAVEEGFKQLQKAEKTQKEGGMVRCATILVIMCFVMLVLLVLKEILL, encoded by the exons atGGCGACGAGGAACCAGACATACCAGTTCAGAAAGCGCAGGGACGCCTTGAAGAGTGTGCGTGCTCCTTTGTCCTCCTCAGCGTCCGGCTCGGGCGGTCCGGTGATTGAAATGGTGAGTGCGTCGCTGCTCGGTTCTAATCGGAATCGGTCTGCTTATGCTCCTCTTAGCACCGAAGATCCAGGTCCTTCCAG GTCTCTCATGCCCTCCTTTGGAGATGGGAATGAAGAACAACATACAATTGAGGCTCTTACCCGTGAGATTACAGAGTTATTGAGGAGGTCAGAGAAGAGATTACAGAAATTTCCTGCTAATGGGTCCTCTGAGGATTCTAATGTTAGAAAAAATGTACAG CGATCACTTGCAACTGATCTTCAGAACCTTTCAATGGATCTCAGAAGAAAACAATCAACATATCTAAAAAGTTTGCGGCAGCAAAATGAg GGAAATGATGGGGCTGACTTGGAGATGAACTTGAACGGTAGTAGATCTCAATTGGAAGATGATGAGTTTGGTGACTTG GGTTTCAATGAGCAGCAATTGAGTAGGCTAAGAAATAGTGAGCAATTCACAGTggaaagggagagagagatcAAACAG GTTGTGCAATCATTCAACGAACTTGCTCAGATCATGAAGGATCTCTCTGTCCTAGTGATAGACCAG GGCACCATAGTTGATCGGATAGACTACAATATTCAGAATGTCGCAACAGCTGTTGAGGAAGGTTTTAAGCAACTGCAGAAG GCAGAGAAAACACAGAAGGAGGGAGGAATGGTGAGGTGTGCAACGATACTTGTTATCATGTGCTTCGTCATGTTGGTCCTTCTCGTACTAAAGGAGATACTTCTGTAA
- the LOC107426349 gene encoding protein DEHYDRATION-INDUCED 19 isoform X1, which translates to MEDDAWSFGVTSASRSYNPSMLKSHSDFCIDFEDFDGDDDLKVEYPCPFCSEDFDLVGLCCHIDDEHHSEARSVVCPVCATRVGMNMVGHITTQHGNFFNQYKVKFYKVDSQSPFSFSRKELQDEHIRSLFGWSSAVSTSKMAPDPLLSFLYNTSPTDRSEKAQPDSSSEVSNEEKSSDHILLERNIQKSPLSDKDQEEKAERCKFAQGLVLSTIFDDGL; encoded by the exons ATGGAGGATGATGCTTGGAGCTTCGGTGTCACTTCTGCTTCAAGGAGCTATAATCCATCTATGTTGAAGTCTCACTCTG ATTTCTGTATCGATTTCGAGGATTTTGATGGGGATGACGATCTAAAGGTGGAATATCCGTGTCCATTTTGTTCGGAGGATTTTGATTTGGTCGGTCTCTGCTGCCATATTGATGACGAGCATCATTCAGAGGCACGGTCAGTG GTTTGTCCTGTTTGTGCTACGAGAGTGGGGATGAATATGGTCGGACACATAACGACTCAGCATGGGAACTTTTTCAA TCAGTACaaagtaaaattttacaaaGTTGATTCTCAATCACCCTTTTCCTTTTCAAGGAAGGAATTGCAGGATGAACATATTCGATCACTTTTTGGATGGTCTTCTGCAGTTTCAACCTCCAAGATGGCACCTGATCCATTGTTGTCATTTCTATACAATACATCTCCCACTGACAGGTCTGAAAAAGCGCAGCCTGATTCCTCTTCTGAAGTTAGCAATGAAGAGAAAAGCTCGGATCATATATTGTTAGAAAG AAATATTCAAAAATCTCCCTTATCAGACAAGGACCAAGAGGAGAAAGCTGAGAGGTGTAAGTTTGCACAGGGACTAGTATTGTCCACCATCTTTGACGATGGCTTATGA
- the LOC107426296 gene encoding tlg2p-like protein a isoform X1, producing the protein MATRNQTYQFRKRRDALKSVRAPLSSSASGSGGPVIEMVSASLLGSNRNRSAYAPLSTEDPGPSSRDAFTVGLPPAWVDYSDEIAANIQQARIKMSELVKAHARSLMPSFGDGNEEQHTIEALTREITELLRRSEKRLQKFPANGSSEDSNVRKNVQRSLATDLQNLSMDLRRKQSTYLKSLRQQNEGNDGADLEMNLNGSRSQLEDDEFGDLGFNEQQLSRLRNSEQFTVEREREIKQVVQSFNELAQIMKDLSVLVIDQGTIVDRIDYNIQNVATAVEEGFKQLQKAEKTQKEGGMVRCATILVIMCFVMLVLLVLKEILL; encoded by the exons atGGCGACGAGGAACCAGACATACCAGTTCAGAAAGCGCAGGGACGCCTTGAAGAGTGTGCGTGCTCCTTTGTCCTCCTCAGCGTCCGGCTCGGGCGGTCCGGTGATTGAAATGGTGAGTGCGTCGCTGCTCGGTTCTAATCGGAATCGGTCTGCTTATGCTCCTCTTAGCACCGAAGATCCAGGTCCTTCCAG TAGGGATGCATTTACAGTTGGTCTACCACCAGCTTGGGTGGATTACTCTGACGAAATTGCTGCAAATATTCAGCAAGCTCGGATTAAGATGTCTGAGTTGGTTAAGGCTCATGCCAGGTCTCTCATGCCCTCCTTTGGAGATGGGAATGAAGAACAACATACAATTGAGGCTCTTACCCGTGAGATTACAGAGTTATTGAGGAGGTCAGAGAAGAGATTACAGAAATTTCCTGCTAATGGGTCCTCTGAGGATTCTAATGTTAGAAAAAATGTACAG CGATCACTTGCAACTGATCTTCAGAACCTTTCAATGGATCTCAGAAGAAAACAATCAACATATCTAAAAAGTTTGCGGCAGCAAAATGAg GGAAATGATGGGGCTGACTTGGAGATGAACTTGAACGGTAGTAGATCTCAATTGGAAGATGATGAGTTTGGTGACTTG GGTTTCAATGAGCAGCAATTGAGTAGGCTAAGAAATAGTGAGCAATTCACAGTggaaagggagagagagatcAAACAG GTTGTGCAATCATTCAACGAACTTGCTCAGATCATGAAGGATCTCTCTGTCCTAGTGATAGACCAG GGCACCATAGTTGATCGGATAGACTACAATATTCAGAATGTCGCAACAGCTGTTGAGGAAGGTTTTAAGCAACTGCAGAAG GCAGAGAAAACACAGAAGGAGGGAGGAATGGTGAGGTGTGCAACGATACTTGTTATCATGTGCTTCGTCATGTTGGTCCTTCTCGTACTAAAGGAGATACTTCTGTAA
- the LOC107426296 gene encoding tlg2p-like protein a isoform X2 yields the protein MATRNQTYQFRKRRDALKSVRAPLSSSASGSGGPVIEMVSASLLGSNRNRSAYAPLSTEDPGPSRDAFTVGLPPAWVDYSDEIAANIQQARIKMSELVKAHARSLMPSFGDGNEEQHTIEALTREITELLRRSEKRLQKFPANGSSEDSNVRKNVQRSLATDLQNLSMDLRRKQSTYLKSLRQQNEGNDGADLEMNLNGSRSQLEDDEFGDLGFNEQQLSRLRNSEQFTVEREREIKQVVQSFNELAQIMKDLSVLVIDQGTIVDRIDYNIQNVATAVEEGFKQLQKAEKTQKEGGMVRCATILVIMCFVMLVLLVLKEILL from the exons atGGCGACGAGGAACCAGACATACCAGTTCAGAAAGCGCAGGGACGCCTTGAAGAGTGTGCGTGCTCCTTTGTCCTCCTCAGCGTCCGGCTCGGGCGGTCCGGTGATTGAAATGGTGAGTGCGTCGCTGCTCGGTTCTAATCGGAATCGGTCTGCTTATGCTCCTCTTAGCACCGAAGATCCAGGTCCTTCCAG GGATGCATTTACAGTTGGTCTACCACCAGCTTGGGTGGATTACTCTGACGAAATTGCTGCAAATATTCAGCAAGCTCGGATTAAGATGTCTGAGTTGGTTAAGGCTCATGCCAGGTCTCTCATGCCCTCCTTTGGAGATGGGAATGAAGAACAACATACAATTGAGGCTCTTACCCGTGAGATTACAGAGTTATTGAGGAGGTCAGAGAAGAGATTACAGAAATTTCCTGCTAATGGGTCCTCTGAGGATTCTAATGTTAGAAAAAATGTACAG CGATCACTTGCAACTGATCTTCAGAACCTTTCAATGGATCTCAGAAGAAAACAATCAACATATCTAAAAAGTTTGCGGCAGCAAAATGAg GGAAATGATGGGGCTGACTTGGAGATGAACTTGAACGGTAGTAGATCTCAATTGGAAGATGATGAGTTTGGTGACTTG GGTTTCAATGAGCAGCAATTGAGTAGGCTAAGAAATAGTGAGCAATTCACAGTggaaagggagagagagatcAAACAG GTTGTGCAATCATTCAACGAACTTGCTCAGATCATGAAGGATCTCTCTGTCCTAGTGATAGACCAG GGCACCATAGTTGATCGGATAGACTACAATATTCAGAATGTCGCAACAGCTGTTGAGGAAGGTTTTAAGCAACTGCAGAAG GCAGAGAAAACACAGAAGGAGGGAGGAATGGTGAGGTGTGCAACGATACTTGTTATCATGTGCTTCGTCATGTTGGTCCTTCTCGTACTAAAGGAGATACTTCTGTAA
- the LOC107426296 gene encoding syntaxin-43 isoform X4, whose protein sequence is MLLLAPKIQVLPDIEFPKFLAINLCHACRQTNVGNEDAFTVGLPPAWVDYSDEIAANIQQARIKMSELVKAHARSLMPSFGDGNEEQHTIEALTREITELLRRSEKRLQKFPANGSSEDSNVRKNVQRSLATDLQNLSMDLRRKQSTYLKSLRQQNEGNDGADLEMNLNGSRSQLEDDEFGDLGFNEQQLSRLRNSEQFTVEREREIKQVVQSFNELAQIMKDLSVLVIDQGTIVDRIDYNIQNVATAVEEGFKQLQKAEKTQKEGGMVRCATILVIMCFVMLVLLVLKEILL, encoded by the exons ATGCTCCTCTTAGCACCGAAGATCCAGGTCCTTCCAG ACATAGAGTTTCCGAAGTTTCTTGCAATCAATCTGTGCCATGCGTGCAGGCAAACCAACGTAGGAAATGA GGATGCATTTACAGTTGGTCTACCACCAGCTTGGGTGGATTACTCTGACGAAATTGCTGCAAATATTCAGCAAGCTCGGATTAAGATGTCTGAGTTGGTTAAGGCTCATGCCAGGTCTCTCATGCCCTCCTTTGGAGATGGGAATGAAGAACAACATACAATTGAGGCTCTTACCCGTGAGATTACAGAGTTATTGAGGAGGTCAGAGAAGAGATTACAGAAATTTCCTGCTAATGGGTCCTCTGAGGATTCTAATGTTAGAAAAAATGTACAG CGATCACTTGCAACTGATCTTCAGAACCTTTCAATGGATCTCAGAAGAAAACAATCAACATATCTAAAAAGTTTGCGGCAGCAAAATGAg GGAAATGATGGGGCTGACTTGGAGATGAACTTGAACGGTAGTAGATCTCAATTGGAAGATGATGAGTTTGGTGACTTG GGTTTCAATGAGCAGCAATTGAGTAGGCTAAGAAATAGTGAGCAATTCACAGTggaaagggagagagagatcAAACAG GTTGTGCAATCATTCAACGAACTTGCTCAGATCATGAAGGATCTCTCTGTCCTAGTGATAGACCAG GGCACCATAGTTGATCGGATAGACTACAATATTCAGAATGTCGCAACAGCTGTTGAGGAAGGTTTTAAGCAACTGCAGAAG GCAGAGAAAACACAGAAGGAGGGAGGAATGGTGAGGTGTGCAACGATACTTGTTATCATGTGCTTCGTCATGTTGGTCCTTCTCGTACTAAAGGAGATACTTCTGTAA
- the LOC107426347 gene encoding L10-interacting MYB domain-containing protein has protein sequence MGIQARTGSDRLRTVWTPEMDRYFIDLMLEQVSKGNKFDDHLFSKRAWKHMTSLFNTKFKFQYEKDVLKNRHKTLRNLYKAVKNLLDQKGFSWDETRQMVTADNNVWDEYIRAHPDTRSFRIKTIPYYSDLCLIYRDAVTEQKGDNVPEEQLLSCENETTMASQPRNVGDGEAHALHEIIIDEDYGISMLEKDVDVAPQTVPKATGTSLGNRSRTYWQPPMDRYFIDLMLDQVRNGGRIDGVFRKQAWMEMITLFNAKFGFNYDMDVLKNRYKTLRRQYNVIKNLLELDGFVWDDMRQMVTADDYVWQDYIKAHTDARQFMTRPIPYYKDLCMICDSSFDERDCSSGQDLEHQNEENPRSRGGLNSIHSPAASVSSEDNVGDVLEAVHTCQKNKRQLENWSNLTPSKRSRDKDEGMASALREMATAVSSLSDKKKNDENSISIENVIQAVQALKDMDEDLVLDACDFLEDEKKAKTFMALDVTLRKKWLLRKLRPEV, from the exons ATGGGTATTCAAGCCAGAACTGGTAGTGATCGACTGAGAACGGTATGGACACCGGAAATGGATCGATATTTCATTGATCTAATGCTAGAGCAGGTTAGCAAAGGGAATAAATTTGATGATCACTTATTCAGCAAACGTGCATGGAAGCATATGACTTCCTTGTTCAATACAAAGTTCAAGTTTCAGTATGAGAAAGATGTTCTGAAGAATCGGCACAAAACTCTAAGGAATCTTTACAAGGCTGTAAAAAATCTCCTTGACCAGAAAGGCTTTAGCTGGGATGAAACGCGGCAAATGGTGACTGCAGATAATAACGTTTGGGATGAATATATCCGG GCACACCCTGATACTCGTTCCTTCAGAATAAAAACAATCCCTTATTACAGCGACTTATGTTTGATATATAGAGATGCAGTCACTGAACAAAAAG GTGATAATGTGCCGGAGGAGCAGTTGCTTTCATGTGAGAATGAAACAACTATGGCCTCGCAACCAAGGAATGTTGGTGATGGAGAGGCACATGCACTTCATGAAATTATAATTGATGAAGATTATGGAATCTCCATGTTAGAGAAAGATGTTGATGTTGCCCCACAGACTGTGCCTAAAGCGACTGGAACCTCCTTGGGAAATCGTTCCAGAACTTATTGGCAGCCACCTATGGACCGGTATTTCATTGACCTTATGCTTGATCAAGTGCGTAATGGTGGCCGGATCGACGGTGTATTCCGCAAACAAGCATGGATGGAGATGATTACATTGTTCAATGCCAAGTTTGGCTTCAATTATGACATGGATGTTCTTAAAAATCGATACAAAACCCTGAGAAGGCAATACAATGTGATAAAAAATCTACTTGAATTGGATGGATTTGTTTGGGATGATATGCGGCAAATGGTGACCGCTGATGATTATGTCTGGCAAGATTATATCAAG GCTCACACTGACGCACGGCAGTTTATGACCCGACCTATCCCATATTATAAAGATTTGTGTATGATATGTGATTCCAGCTTTGATGAAAGAGACTGCTCTTCTGGTCAAGACTTAGAGCATCAAAATGAGGAAAACCCCAGGTCCCGTGGAGGATTAAATAGTATTCATTCTCCAGCTGCATCAGTTTCCAGCGAAGATAATGTAGGTGATGTGCTTGAGGCAGTTCATACATGCCAGAAGAACAAGCGTCAATTGGAGAACTGGTCAAATCTCACTCCTTCAAAAAGATCTCGAGACAAAGATGAAGGAATGGCTAGTGCTCTTCGTGAGATGGCAACTGCAGTCTCTTCTTTATCAGATAAAAAGAAGAATGATGAAAACTCCATCTCCATAGAAAATGTAATCCAAGCAGTTCAAGCATTAAaggatatggatgaagaccttGTATTAGATGCATGTGATTTCCTAGAGGATGAAAAGAAAGCCAAAACATTTATGGCATTAGATGTCACATTACGAAAAAAGTGGTTATTGAGGAAACTTCGCCCAGAGGTATAG